The following proteins come from a genomic window of Methyloceanibacter stevinii:
- a CDS encoding GDP-L-fucose synthase family protein, with translation MASQFDISGKRIFVAGHKGLVGQALVRRLAREPVTILTTSRSEVDLRDQSATKAYLKQVVPDIVIVAAARVGGILANATYPVDFLNDNLLIESNLIAGSHEADINRLLFLGSSCIYPREAPQPMREDALLTGPLEPTNKWYAIAKIAGIMLCQAYREQYGRAYISAMPTNLYGPGDNFDLNNSHVIPALMRKIDAAARDGAESVEIWGTGMPLREFMHVDDLADALVFLLKEYDEVEHINVGTGEEVTIAELARRMMAAMGYQGELRFDTSKPDGPPRKVMDCSRLAALGWRPQYDLAAGLKQTYDWYHREIGKGDLRLGAA, from the coding sequence ATGGCTTCGCAGTTCGACATTTCAGGCAAACGCATCTTCGTCGCCGGCCACAAAGGGCTGGTGGGCCAAGCCCTTGTACGGCGCCTCGCCCGCGAGCCCGTCACTATCCTGACCACCAGCCGCTCCGAAGTCGATCTACGCGACCAGAGCGCCACGAAGGCCTATCTCAAGCAAGTGGTCCCCGACATCGTGATCGTGGCGGCGGCCAGGGTAGGCGGGATCCTGGCCAACGCCACCTATCCCGTGGATTTTCTCAACGACAACCTGCTGATAGAGTCGAACCTGATCGCCGGATCTCATGAGGCGGATATCAATCGGCTGCTGTTCCTCGGCTCGTCCTGCATCTATCCGCGCGAGGCTCCGCAGCCGATGCGCGAGGACGCGCTTCTGACCGGCCCCCTCGAGCCCACCAACAAGTGGTATGCGATCGCCAAGATCGCCGGAATCATGCTGTGCCAAGCTTACCGGGAGCAGTATGGCCGGGCCTATATCTCCGCCATGCCCACGAACCTCTACGGCCCCGGCGATAATTTCGACCTCAACAACAGCCACGTCATCCCGGCGCTTATGCGCAAAATTGACGCCGCCGCCCGCGATGGCGCCGAGAGCGTCGAGATTTGGGGCACGGGCATGCCGTTGCGCGAGTTCATGCACGTGGACGACCTTGCTGACGCGCTCGTGTTCCTACTCAAGGAATACGACGAAGTGGAGCACATCAATGTGGGCACCGGCGAGGAAGTGACCATCGCCGAGCTCGCCAGGCGCATGATGGCTGCGATGGGCTATCAGGGCGAACTTCGCTTCGACACCTCGAAACCGGACGGTCCGCCGCGCAAGGTAATGGACTGCTCGCGCCTCGCAGCGCTCGGGTGGCGGCCGCAATACGACCTCGCCGCCGGCCTCAAGCAGACCTACGATTGGTACCACCGCGAAATCGGTAAAGGCGACTTGCGGCTCGGCGCGGCGTAG
- a CDS encoding glycosyltransferase family 2 protein → MSSASQVTAIIPAYNRSHCIGRAMESILSQTSPPQEILVVDDASTDDLSRALAPFGERVRLIRHDTNRGPAAARNTGLQAATGDLVAFLDSDDVWHAKKQEKQLTFMDRLGLVASCTGFETISFGAAQEAWRPYGQMLSERDVAWGCYTSPGSTLIAHREALWDCGGYDPDFVRFEDWDLMLRLVTAFPGEVGYLNEPLASIHIGSNVSRPEWHESLDRMLTKHGGALHARTPELSRALSSGIAFNRAAIFAGQRRWYKTGRELLRSLQIVPAGNWPFRVILGRRFRRFLRKP, encoded by the coding sequence GTGTCTAGCGCGTCCCAAGTCACCGCGATCATCCCCGCTTACAATCGCAGTCATTGCATCGGCCGGGCGATGGAGAGCATCCTTTCGCAGACCAGTCCGCCACAGGAAATCCTGGTGGTCGACGATGCGTCGACTGACGATCTTTCGCGTGCGCTTGCGCCGTTCGGGGAGCGCGTGCGGCTGATCCGGCATGATACCAATCGGGGGCCCGCCGCGGCGCGTAACACCGGACTCCAAGCGGCTACCGGGGATCTGGTGGCGTTTCTCGACAGCGATGATGTCTGGCACGCGAAGAAGCAGGAGAAGCAACTCACTTTCATGGATCGCCTCGGACTGGTCGCCAGTTGCACGGGCTTCGAGACGATTTCCTTCGGCGCGGCGCAAGAGGCCTGGCGCCCCTACGGGCAGATGCTTTCGGAGCGGGACGTGGCTTGGGGCTGCTACACGAGCCCCGGCTCGACGCTCATCGCGCATCGGGAGGCGCTCTGGGACTGCGGCGGGTATGACCCGGACTTCGTGCGGTTCGAGGACTGGGATCTGATGCTGCGTCTGGTGACCGCGTTTCCCGGAGAAGTCGGTTACCTGAACGAACCACTTGCGTCCATTCACATTGGCTCTAACGTCAGCCGTCCGGAATGGCATGAGAGCCTCGATCGCATGCTGACAAAGCACGGTGGCGCGCTGCACGCACGAACCCCCGAATTGTCTCGGGCGCTGAGCTCAGGCATAGCCTTCAACCGGGCGGCCATCTTCGCCGGGCAGCGGCGGTGGTATAAAACGGGGCGGGAGCTCTTGCGCTCCTTGCAGATTGTGCCGGCCGGGAACTGGCCATTCCGTGTCATTCTCGGGCGGCGGTTTCGAAGATTCTTGCGGAAACCGTAG
- a CDS encoding mannose-1-phosphate guanylyltransferase/mannose-6-phosphate isomerase has product MGSHCIPVIMCGGAGTRVWPESRETLPKQFITLVGDQSTFQRIISMISDPAVFDQPVVITNRDYRFFVAEQLAELGVAATIVLEPERRDSGPAVAAAAELAAKAGPDTVVAMFAADHIYEKPAEFIGNCKAAIQTAVKGNIVSFGIKPTHPATNFGYIRPGAPIEGTAARKIEAFVEKPDAETAERYIAEGYLWNSGNFVFPAEMMRAEIERFEPEMAVAVAEAVATAETDLDFLVLGEKSFGRATKKSIDYAVMERTDRSAVLEADMGWNDLGTWSSALSFTEADAAGNSVRGDGIVLNCTNVHVRSPEMLTAVVGLDDVVVVTTADAVLVLNSKEADKVKLLVDDLRKRGRRELVEHKRVYRPWGYYQGVDQGARHQVKRILVKPGASLSLQKHFHRAEHWIVVKGTAEVTRDNEVILVHENESIYLPIGCTHRLANPGKIELELIEVQTGSYLGEDDIIRFEDIYNRT; this is encoded by the coding sequence ATGGGATCGCACTGCATTCCGGTGATCATGTGTGGCGGGGCCGGAACCCGTGTCTGGCCCGAATCGCGCGAGACTTTGCCTAAGCAGTTCATCACGCTGGTGGGTGACCAATCCACCTTCCAGCGGATCATCTCGATGATCTCCGACCCGGCCGTGTTCGACCAGCCAGTTGTGATCACCAATCGCGACTACCGGTTCTTCGTTGCCGAGCAGCTGGCGGAGCTCGGTGTGGCGGCTACCATCGTGCTTGAACCGGAGCGGCGCGATTCCGGCCCTGCGGTCGCGGCTGCTGCGGAACTCGCCGCCAAGGCCGGCCCCGACACCGTCGTCGCCATGTTTGCGGCGGACCACATCTACGAGAAGCCCGCCGAGTTCATAGGCAATTGCAAGGCGGCCATTCAGACCGCCGTTAAGGGCAATATCGTTAGCTTCGGTATCAAGCCCACACATCCTGCCACCAATTTCGGATATATCCGGCCCGGCGCTCCCATCGAGGGGACCGCGGCGCGCAAGATCGAGGCTTTCGTCGAGAAGCCGGACGCCGAAACGGCCGAGCGCTATATCGCCGAAGGCTACCTGTGGAATTCCGGTAATTTTGTCTTTCCGGCTGAGATGATGCGTGCCGAGATTGAGCGCTTCGAACCGGAGATGGCCGTCGCGGTGGCCGAAGCCGTGGCAACAGCCGAGACGGATCTAGATTTCCTGGTGTTGGGCGAGAAAAGCTTCGGACGGGCCACTAAGAAATCCATCGACTACGCCGTGATGGAGCGGACAGACCGCTCCGCCGTCCTCGAGGCCGACATGGGTTGGAACGACCTTGGCACTTGGAGCTCTGCTTTGAGTTTTACTGAGGCCGATGCCGCCGGGAATTCCGTTCGCGGCGACGGCATCGTGCTCAATTGCACCAACGTGCATGTGCGCTCGCCGGAGATGTTGACCGCCGTTGTGGGGCTCGATGATGTCGTGGTCGTGACGACCGCTGATGCCGTCTTGGTACTCAATAGCAAGGAAGCCGACAAGGTGAAGTTGCTGGTCGATGATTTGCGAAAGCGGGGGCGCCGCGAGTTGGTCGAACACAAACGCGTCTATCGGCCTTGGGGCTACTACCAGGGCGTCGATCAGGGTGCGCGCCACCAGGTCAAGCGGATCCTAGTGAAGCCCGGCGCAAGCTTGTCGTTGCAGAAACATTTCCACCGCGCCGAACATTGGATAGTGGTCAAAGGCACCGCTGAAGTGACGCGGGACAACGAAGTTATCCTCGTGCACGAGAACGAGTCGATCTACCTGCCGATCGGCTGCACGCACCGGCTTGCCAACCCCGGCAAGATCGAGCTGGAACTCATCGAGGTCCAAACCGGGAGCTATCTCGGGGAGGACGACATCATCCGGTTCGAGGATATCTACAACCGGACCTAG
- a CDS encoding YkvA family protein has protein sequence MGREITVETFHKREQKVRRNFWRKLKRVAGHVPFVEDLVAAYFCAMDPSTPMRVRGMLLAALAYFIMPIDLIPDIVTGLGFADDMALLTAVVGLVSANITPVHRTAAARALDKELPDASAAAHG, from the coding sequence ATGGGACGGGAGATAACCGTGGAAACATTCCACAAACGCGAGCAGAAAGTGCGCCGCAATTTTTGGCGCAAGCTGAAGCGCGTCGCAGGACATGTGCCCTTCGTCGAGGACCTTGTCGCCGCGTATTTCTGCGCCATGGATCCGTCCACGCCGATGCGCGTGCGCGGCATGCTGCTCGCGGCGCTCGCCTACTTCATCATGCCGATCGACCTCATTCCGGACATCGTCACGGGCCTCGGCTTCGCAGACGACATGGCGCTCCTGACGGCCGTGGTGGGCCTCGTCTCGGCGAACATCACGCCGGTCCACAGGACGGCCGCCGCGCGGGCACTCGACAAGGAATTGCCGGACGCGAGCGCGGCCGCACACGGCTAG
- the gmd gene encoding GDP-mannose 4,6-dehydratase has translation MSEKVALISGVTGQDGAYLAELLLSKGYRVDGIKRRSSSFNSERVDHLYEDPHKNDPRFRMHYGDLTDATNLIRLVQEVQPDEIYNLAAQSHVQVSFDTPEYTANADAVGTLRFLEAIRILGLGDRTRFYQASRPSSTARCRKCRSARRRRFIRDRPMGVAKLYAYWITVNYREAYGMHASNGILFNHESPIRGETFVTRKITRAVAAIEAGAEDCLWLGNLDAQRDWGHARDYVEGMWRILQQDTPDDYVLATGETHSVREFVELAFEQLGVPIEWRGEGVDEEGFDPRNGRVLVRIDTRYFRPTEVDLLLGDPSKAKRVLGWEHSTPFRQLVAEMVDTDMRSFRGSNTFQRRAIGE, from the coding sequence TTGTCCGAGAAAGTCGCATTGATCAGCGGTGTCACCGGCCAGGATGGTGCTTACCTCGCCGAGTTGTTGCTGTCGAAGGGGTACCGCGTCGACGGTATCAAGCGCCGATCCTCCTCCTTCAACAGTGAGCGCGTCGATCATCTCTACGAGGACCCACACAAGAACGACCCTCGCTTCCGCATGCATTACGGCGACCTGACGGATGCGACCAACCTGATCCGACTGGTGCAGGAGGTTCAACCGGACGAGATCTACAATTTGGCGGCGCAGAGCCATGTTCAGGTGAGCTTCGATACGCCGGAATACACCGCCAACGCCGATGCCGTCGGCACCCTGCGCTTCCTCGAAGCGATCCGCATCCTTGGGTTGGGGGATCGCACCCGCTTCTACCAAGCCTCGCGTCCGAGCTCTACGGCAAGGTGCAGGAAGTGCCGCAGCGCGAGACGACGCCGTTTTATCCGCGATCGCCCTATGGGTGTCGCTAAGCTCTACGCTTATTGGATCACGGTGAATTACCGAGAGGCCTATGGGATGCATGCCTCGAACGGCATTCTTTTCAACCACGAGAGCCCAATTCGCGGCGAGACCTTCGTGACCCGCAAGATCACCCGCGCCGTCGCCGCTATCGAAGCCGGGGCTGAAGACTGCTTGTGGCTCGGCAATCTCGATGCCCAGCGGGATTGGGGCCATGCACGCGACTACGTCGAAGGCATGTGGCGAATCCTCCAGCAGGACACGCCCGACGACTACGTGCTCGCCACAGGCGAGACGCATTCTGTCCGAGAGTTCGTGGAGCTGGCGTTCGAGCAGCTTGGCGTGCCGATCGAATGGCGCGGCGAGGGTGTGGACGAGGAGGGTTTCGATCCCCGCAACGGGCGGGTCCTAGTGCGTATCGATACGCGCTATTTCCGGCCGACTGAGGTCGATCTGCTGCTCGGCGACCCGAGCAAGGCCAAGCGCGTTCTCGGCTGGGAGCACTCGACGCCATTCCGCCAGCTCGTGGCCGAGATGGTCGATACCGACATGCGCAGCTTCCGGGGTAGCAACACGTTCCAGCGGCGGGCCATAGGCGAGTAA
- a CDS encoding low molecular weight protein-tyrosine-phosphatase, which translates to MTRDKTEDTETVRHRLLFACLGNICRSPMAEGVFRRVAEEEGVAHLFEIDSAGMGDWHKGQAPDPRAQKAALTRGVDISAQSARKVELEDFEHFDLILAMDGSNISDLQDIAPHAARNKIRRFLDFAPHLPEEDVPDPYYGGEAGSTTRSTSSRRRRRACWLS; encoded by the coding sequence ATGACTAGAGACAAGACCGAAGACACCGAGACCGTCCGGCACCGGCTGCTGTTTGCGTGCCTTGGCAATATCTGCCGCTCGCCCATGGCCGAAGGCGTGTTTCGCCGCGTGGCCGAAGAGGAAGGCGTGGCTCATCTGTTCGAAATCGATTCGGCCGGGATGGGCGATTGGCACAAGGGCCAGGCGCCCGACCCCCGGGCCCAGAAGGCCGCGCTGACGCGCGGGGTCGACATCTCCGCCCAGTCCGCGCGCAAGGTGGAACTCGAGGACTTCGAGCACTTCGATCTGATTCTGGCCATGGATGGATCGAACATCTCCGACCTTCAGGACATCGCGCCCCACGCGGCGCGCAATAAGATCCGGCGCTTCCTCGATTTCGCCCCGCATCTTCCCGAGGAGGACGTGCCCGACCCGTATTATGGCGGCGAGGCGGGCTCGACCACGCGCTCGACCTCATCGAGGCGGCGTCGAAGGGCCTGCTGGCTGAGCTGA
- a CDS encoding asparagine synthetase B family protein: MLEVRTDGVVRSHTYWSALDVAERGQSLPMRAGEAEAVAKLEALLTDAVTRRMVADVPLGVFLSGGIDSSTVAALMQANAQAPVRSFSIGFDNAAYNEADAAKAVAGHLGTDHTELYVSAAEAQGVVPKLPQIYDEPFADVSQIPTYLVSEMTRKHVTVALSGDGGDEMFAGYNRYAQGLRAVRALRHLPRPLPGALSQLLSLASPQTWETLFSVVPARLRPRQPGDKLHKLAAVLGADPGDYYRVLVSPWAEAWSLVRGADRPQPAPFAMDVRSRFKNELAWMQYADMVTYLPDDVLTKVDRASMAASLEARVPLLDHRVVAFAWQLPDDLKIRNGQGKWLLRQLLYKYVPKALVDRPKMGFGVPIDAWLRGPLRDWAEDLLDPTAMAQAGYLDPGPIRAKWAEHLSGRRNWQHFLWNVLMFEAWRRAQPHSVGAPQ; this comes from the coding sequence ATGCTCGAAGTCCGGACGGACGGCGTCGTTCGGAGCCACACCTACTGGTCCGCGCTCGACGTTGCGGAGCGGGGGCAATCCTTGCCCATGAGGGCCGGCGAGGCCGAGGCGGTCGCTAAGCTAGAAGCGCTCCTCACCGACGCGGTGACACGGCGCATGGTCGCGGACGTGCCCCTCGGGGTGTTTCTGTCGGGCGGCATCGACTCGTCGACCGTGGCGGCCCTCATGCAGGCGAACGCACAAGCGCCCGTTAGGAGTTTCTCGATCGGCTTCGACAATGCGGCCTACAACGAGGCCGACGCCGCGAAGGCGGTGGCGGGCCATCTCGGCACCGATCACACGGAACTGTATGTGAGCGCCGCGGAAGCCCAGGGCGTCGTGCCGAAGCTGCCACAGATCTACGACGAGCCGTTTGCCGATGTTTCGCAAATCCCGACCTATCTCGTGTCGGAAATGACGCGGAAGCACGTCACGGTGGCGCTGTCGGGCGACGGGGGCGATGAAATGTTTGCGGGCTACAACCGCTACGCTCAGGGCTTGCGGGCGGTCCGGGCGCTTAGGCATTTGCCTAGACCTTTGCCGGGCGCCCTCTCACAGCTCCTGTCGCTGGCGTCGCCGCAAACATGGGAAACACTATTTTCCGTCGTGCCAGCGCGCCTGAGGCCGCGGCAGCCGGGCGACAAACTGCATAAGCTCGCCGCCGTGTTGGGCGCGGATCCGGGCGACTACTATCGGGTCCTGGTCTCGCCCTGGGCAGAGGCTTGGTCACTGGTCCGGGGTGCGGATCGGCCCCAGCCCGCCCCCTTCGCCATGGACGTGCGGAGCCGCTTCAAGAACGAGTTGGCGTGGATGCAGTATGCCGACATGGTGACCTATCTGCCCGACGACGTTCTCACCAAGGTGGACCGCGCCTCGATGGCGGCGTCGCTCGAAGCGCGCGTGCCACTCCTGGATCACCGCGTCGTCGCATTCGCATGGCAACTGCCCGACGACCTCAAGATCAGGAACGGCCAGGGCAAATGGCTCCTGCGCCAGTTGCTCTATAAGTATGTTCCAAAGGCACTGGTCGACCGGCCCAAGATGGGTTTCGGGGTTCCGATCGATGCCTGGCTCCGGGGGCCACTCAGAGACTGGGCCGAGGATCTTCTGGACCCGACAGCGATGGCGCAGGCAGGATATCTAGATCCGGGGCCAATTAGAGCCAAATGGGCCGAACACCTCTCGGGGCGGCGCAACTGGCAGCATTTCCTCTGGAATGTGCTGATGTTCGAAGCCTGGCGGCGCGCTCAGCCCCACAGCGTCGGGGCGCCGCAATGA
- a CDS encoding lipopolysaccharide biosynthesis protein gives MAFLHRHLKPFVSTSSLLSLARIAGAAAGFATQVLLARTLHASALGLFYSVTSLAAVMGMVAALGYPSIASRFVSRYREKGRAGLLAAFIAYVRTTVTRSAVLATSVVIAFAVFWPGLELDARIATGAAAFAIPAIAAIELNGSLASSFRRFALAYLPDTCIRPFVLLAALLILVALGATLTAPLTAGLFAIIIIGLAVVQYLLLSRTVPGAEIPETEVPPRYLRIWRREGPPLVLVALYTSFFADVDILLVTPLLTSADTAIIGICLKMALLVGFAVQVAHQVSVPDLADAHARKEHGHIDTIALKAIGFPLAATLGAMLVVALWGETILSLFGPDFTGAKVPLLILIGCQLVRALFGPNVALLSVIGAQRQNALLAVTALVVLVLTNLALVPPLGVVGAALAVAVATLVWLSACAVVLSRVSGLRTDALHVMSRALRERG, from the coding sequence ATGGCGTTCCTGCACCGGCACCTGAAGCCGTTCGTGTCGACGTCTTCGCTTCTGTCGCTCGCCCGGATCGCCGGCGCGGCGGCCGGCTTCGCCACCCAGGTGCTGCTGGCGCGCACCCTCCATGCCTCGGCGCTGGGCTTGTTCTACTCCGTCACCAGCCTCGCCGCCGTCATGGGGATGGTCGCGGCGCTCGGCTACCCCAGCATCGCGTCGCGCTTCGTATCGCGCTACCGCGAGAAGGGCCGCGCGGGGCTGCTTGCTGCCTTCATCGCCTACGTCAGGACTACCGTGACGCGAAGCGCCGTCCTCGCTACGAGCGTCGTCATTGCATTTGCGGTATTCTGGCCGGGGCTGGAGCTCGACGCGAGGATTGCGACTGGCGCCGCTGCGTTTGCGATACCCGCGATCGCCGCGATCGAGTTAAACGGATCTCTGGCATCGTCGTTTCGCAGGTTCGCGCTGGCCTATCTGCCGGATACATGCATCCGGCCTTTCGTGCTGCTTGCGGCGCTTCTCATCCTTGTCGCCTTGGGTGCGACCCTGACGGCACCGCTCACAGCGGGACTATTCGCCATCATCATCATCGGCCTCGCAGTCGTGCAGTACCTCCTATTGTCGAGGACCGTACCCGGGGCCGAGATACCGGAAACTGAGGTCCCGCCGCGTTACCTGCGGATTTGGCGGCGCGAGGGGCCGCCCTTGGTTCTGGTTGCGCTCTATACGTCTTTCTTTGCTGACGTCGACATCCTCTTGGTCACGCCGCTTCTGACCAGCGCCGACACGGCGATTATCGGCATCTGCCTCAAGATGGCGCTGCTGGTCGGCTTCGCGGTGCAGGTGGCGCACCAGGTGAGCGTACCCGACCTCGCCGACGCGCACGCGCGCAAGGAGCACGGCCACATCGACACCATTGCGCTGAAGGCCATCGGATTTCCGCTTGCCGCCACCCTCGGCGCGATGCTCGTCGTCGCGCTCTGGGGCGAGACCATCCTGTCGCTGTTCGGTCCGGACTTCACGGGCGCGAAGGTGCCCCTGCTGATCCTGATCGGCTGCCAGCTGGTGCGGGCTCTGTTCGGGCCGAATGTCGCTCTGCTTTCGGTGATCGGCGCACAGCGCCAGAACGCGTTGCTCGCGGTTACCGCCTTGGTGGTGCTCGTGTTGACCAACCTGGCGCTCGTGCCACCCCTGGGCGTCGTCGGGGCCGCGCTTGCCGTCGCCGTCGCGACGCTGGTTTGGCTGAGTGCCTGTGCTGTGGTCCTGTCGCGCGTGAGCGGGCTTCGGACCGACGCGCTGCACGTCATGTCGCGCGCCCTGCGGGAGCGCGGATAA
- a CDS encoding leucyl/phenylalanyl-tRNA--protein transferase — MGSAAAIEPPSPNEASFREPTFREPWDRYLRRLVVGAAYALQPRRIALLPRLWQMTLAYYLSPKGTRDQLPARPTYATRWGLAGISDDLSVPALLHNYARGLFPVCHIGPMKWWCPSLRAVQDPRLAHVGRTVRRLIRRHNFTVTMDTDFAGVMEACAQPRPGKTPLTWITPKVMRAFYAAYRAGYAHSVEVWDAQGRLVGGLFGLAIGDVYFGESKFCRSSHASKVAVAYLHRHLAAWGYRLYDAKWMTPHLAETGFVAMPRDDFLSLLPWYTSEEGQVGRWSVDPALDPADWSKGWDVASPNPPGAAPRAA; from the coding sequence TTGGGCAGCGCTGCGGCCATCGAGCCGCCCAGCCCGAACGAAGCGTCATTTCGTGAGCCGACCTTCCGGGAACCATGGGACCGGTATCTGCGGCGGCTCGTTGTCGGTGCGGCTTATGCGTTGCAGCCGCGGCGCATCGCGCTCCTGCCGCGGCTGTGGCAGATGACGCTTGCCTACTATCTGAGCCCTAAAGGCACGCGGGATCAGCTGCCGGCGCGGCCCACCTACGCTACCCGCTGGGGGCTTGCCGGCATCAGCGACGACCTCAGCGTTCCGGCGCTGCTGCACAACTACGCGCGGGGCCTGTTTCCGGTCTGCCATATCGGGCCGATGAAATGGTGGTGTCCGTCGCTGCGGGCCGTGCAGGATCCGAGGCTTGCCCATGTCGGGCGTACCGTTCGGCGGCTCATTCGCCGGCACAACTTCACGGTCACGATGGACACGGATTTCGCCGGCGTGATGGAGGCCTGCGCGCAGCCGCGGCCGGGCAAGACGCCGCTCACCTGGATCACGCCGAAGGTCATGCGGGCCTTCTACGCCGCCTACAGAGCCGGATACGCGCACTCCGTCGAGGTGTGGGACGCCCAAGGCCGGCTGGTCGGCGGTCTCTTCGGCCTCGCCATCGGCGACGTCTATTTCGGCGAGTCCAAATTCTGCCGTTCGTCCCATGCGTCCAAGGTGGCGGTCGCCTATCTGCACCGGCACCTCGCGGCTTGGGGCTACCGCCTCTACGATGCGAAATGGATGACGCCCCATCTGGCCGAGACCGGCTTTGTGGCTATGCCGCGCGACGACTTCCTGTCTTTGCTGCCGTGGTACACCTCCGAAGAGGGGCAGGTCGGTCGCTGGTCTGTCGATCCCGCACTCGACCCGGCGGACTGGTCCAAGGGCTGGGACGTCGCGTCGCCCAATCCACCTGGCGCGGCGCCGCGTGCGGCGTGA
- a CDS encoding glycosyltransferase family 2 protein translates to MTAQPLVTIITPCLNRAGMIATAVQSVRDQDYGGGIQHLVMDGGSRDGTLDVLAHYPQVTVISEPDGGLYDALNKGIARAQGSIIGLLNSDDTYRPVAVRAAVAVLQDQPFVSMACGGATVVDRDGEPGTVIRHYDGAENRSLEPRDLLLGVPIVNARFYRRALFDAIGRFETRYRIVADRDFLLRAALAGETAATIPEVVYEYGSHCGSLTIGGIDARRRIAEETIALTESWLSRTPPVPASAARSLKRLHAQCMLICMADGARRGDFGSLRECLRRGTKLNGTWPINAVGALGAWAARRIWHSGV, encoded by the coding sequence ATGACTGCGCAGCCTCTTGTAACGATCATCACGCCTTGTCTCAACCGCGCCGGCATGATCGCAACCGCAGTCCAAAGCGTGCGCGATCAGGACTATGGTGGCGGTATCCAGCATCTCGTGATGGATGGCGGCTCCAGGGATGGGACGCTCGATGTCCTGGCGCATTACCCGCAAGTCACGGTGATCTCTGAACCAGATGGTGGCCTTTATGATGCGCTCAACAAGGGCATCGCGCGGGCACAAGGGTCGATCATCGGGCTACTCAATTCTGACGATACCTATCGGCCGGTTGCAGTTCGCGCCGCCGTCGCCGTACTTCAGGACCAGCCTTTCGTGTCGATGGCGTGCGGTGGGGCAACGGTCGTTGACCGCGATGGAGAGCCAGGCACCGTTATCCGGCACTATGATGGCGCTGAGAATCGGAGCCTTGAACCGAGAGATCTCTTGCTCGGCGTTCCCATCGTCAACGCGAGGTTCTACCGCCGCGCGCTGTTCGATGCGATCGGAAGGTTTGAGACGCGCTATAGGATCGTTGCGGACCGGGATTTTCTGCTGCGCGCAGCCCTCGCCGGCGAGACGGCCGCCACTATTCCGGAGGTCGTCTATGAGTATGGATCCCATTGCGGCTCGCTGACGATTGGCGGGATCGACGCGCGCCGCCGCATCGCCGAAGAAACCATCGCGCTGACCGAGAGTTGGCTCAGCCGGACGCCTCCAGTGCCTGCATCGGCCGCCCGCAGCCTCAAGCGGCTGCATGCTCAATGCATGCTGATCTGCATGGCCGACGGTGCGCGGCGCGGTGATTTTGGTTCGCTGCGCGAGTGCCTGCGGCGCGGGACCAAGCTGAACGGAACCTGGCCCATCAATGCGGTTGGCGCGCTCGGCGCCTGGGCGGCCCGGCGCATCTGGCACTCAGGAGTATAG
- the thpR gene encoding RNA 2',3'-cyclic phosphodiesterase, producing the protein MPRLFTAIEIPRSIADRLSMLRAGLNGARWIDPEYYHLTLRFIGDVDGATARDFTEALGELVAAPFTLKLNGLDSFGGKKPRTIFAGVAPSPELEALQHAHDGAARVAGLAPERRKFTPHVTIARLRGTRPDAVAAYLQNAGLISETFTVKRFVLYSSRNSVGGGPYVVEAAYDLDDEEVDYGDDYYGGYEFDHPPLFGIDP; encoded by the coding sequence ATGCCCAGGCTATTCACCGCAATAGAGATCCCAAGGAGCATCGCCGATCGTCTGTCGATGCTTCGAGCCGGGTTAAACGGGGCCCGCTGGATCGACCCGGAATACTACCACCTGACATTACGCTTCATTGGCGACGTGGACGGCGCGACGGCGCGCGATTTCACCGAGGCTCTCGGCGAATTGGTCGCCGCGCCCTTCACTCTCAAGCTGAACGGTCTCGACTCTTTCGGCGGCAAGAAGCCCCGGACGATCTTCGCGGGCGTCGCGCCCTCGCCCGAGCTTGAGGCGTTGCAGCACGCCCATGACGGAGCGGCGCGGGTTGCCGGTCTCGCGCCGGAGCGGCGCAAGTTTACCCCCCACGTGACCATCGCCCGCCTGCGCGGCACCCGCCCCGATGCTGTGGCGGCCTATCTCCAGAACGCAGGCCTCATCTCTGAGACCTTCACCGTCAAGCGGTTCGTCCTCTACTCGTCGCGCAACTCTGTTGGCGGCGGCCCCTATGTCGTCGAGGCGGCCTACGACCTCGATGACGAGGAGGTTGACTACGGCGACGACTACTACGGCGGCTACGAGTTCGACCACCCGCCGCTCTTCGGGATCGATCCCTAA